A window of Kribbella voronezhensis genomic DNA:
ACCTCACGCCGGCTCTTGGGCAGTCGATCAATCGGCTGGCGTCCGTGGGTACGGGGTCACGACAGGGGAGTTCACGGGCGCCACCCGTTCGAGCGGTTCGAGCGTGCCGGTGCGCCGCAGTACACCGGGCGGAGGAGACACCCCATGGCCACAGCGACCCCGACCCAGCAGCAGGCCAGCCGCCGGAAAGCCCCCACCGGCTACCGCGACGACACCCGGCTCGCCCTGCTCTTCATCCTGCCCGCCCTGATCGGCTTCTCGGTCTTCATGATCTGGCCGACGCTGCGCGGCATCTATCTCAGCTTCACCAAGTTCAACCTGCTCACGCCGCCGAAGTTCAACGGCCTGGACAACTACATCCGGATGGTCCAGGACCCGGTCTTCTGGAACGCCCTGAAAGTCACCCTGTACTACGTGGCCCTGAACATCGGATTGCAGACAGTGCTCGCCCTCGTCATCGCCGTGATGATGCAACGGCTCACCCAGAAGACCTGGCTGCGCGGCATCGTGCTCACGCCGTACCTGGTCTCGAACGTCGTGGCGGCGATGGTGTTCCTGTGGATCCTGGACTACCAGCTCGGGATCGGGAACACGATCCTGGCCGGCCTGGGATTCGACCGGTTGCCGTTCCTGTCCTCCGACACCTGGGTCATCCCGACGATCGCGTTGATCAACGTCTGGCGGCACGTGGGCTACACCGCGCTGCTGATCTTCGCCGGGCTGCAGATGATTCCGGAGACCGTGTACGAGGCGGGCAAGATCGACGGGGCGAGCGAAGTACGGATGTTCCGCAGCATCACCATTCCGTTGCTGCGGCCGATTCTCTCGCTGGTGTTGATCATCACGGTGGTCGGCTCGTTCCAGGTGTTCGACACCGTGGCGATCGCGACCCGTGGTGGACCCGTCGATTCGTCCCGGGTGCTGCAGTTCTACATCTACGACGTCGCTTTCGGGCGGTTCCAGTTCGGTTATGCCTCGGCGATGTCGGTCGCCCTGCTCGCAGTACTGGTGGTCATCACTTTCGTCCAGTACCGGCTCACCCGCGCCGAGTCTTCCGACCTGGCCTGAAAGGCGACGACCAATGACTACCGACACCACTCCGCAGGTCGCGACCATCGCGCCCACCACTACGGTTCGTCACGCCGCCCCGAAGGAGCCGCGCAGCTTCAACCCCGGCCGCGCACTCGCCTGGGCCTTCATGATCCTCGTGATCCTCGTCAGCCTCTTCCCCTTCTACTGGATGCTGCGGACCGCTTTGTCGAGTAACAACGCCTTGTACGCCGGTTCGCACAGCCTCCTGCCCGTGCAAGCCTCGGCCGGTGGTTTCGAGCGGGTTTTCGGCCTGCAGACCGGGCAGGAGGCGATCGACGCGGGCGGCGCCGGCCAGGCGATCAACTTCTGGCGCTATCTGTTCAACTCGGTCGTCGTGTCGACGCTGATCACGGTCGGCCAGGTGTTCTTCTCCGCGATGGCGGCCTACGCCTTCGCGCGGTTGCAGTGGAAGCACCGGGAGAAGGTCTTCGCGTTCTTCCTTGCCGGGTTGATGATTCCGGCCATCTTCACGCTGCTGCCGAACTTCGTGCTGATCAAGCAGCTCGGCCTGGTGGACACGCTGCTCGGGATCGCGTTGCCGACGATGTTCATGACGCCGTTCGCGGTGTTCTTCCTGCGCCAGTTCTTCCTCGGCATCTCCCGTGAGGTCGAGGAGGCGGCGCTGATGGACGGCGCTTCCAAGGTCCGGGTGTTCTTCCGGCTGATCCTGCCGATGTCGGTGGCGCCGATCACCACGCTGGCGATCCTCACCTACATCGCGTCCTGGAACGAGTACTTCTGGGCGTTGATGGTCAGCTACACCGACAAGTCCCGGGTGCTCACCGTCGCGCTCGGGGTGTTCAAGTCGCAGACGCCGCAGACCGGTCCGGACTGGTCGGGGCTGATGGCGGCCACGCTCGTCGCGGCCCTGCCGATGCTGGTGCTGTTCATGCTCTTCGCGAAACGCATCGTCAACTCCATCGGCTTCAGCGGGATCAAGTGAGGACGTCATGACCAGTCTCAGACACCGGATCCAGGCCGCCGCCGCGGTCGCCGCACTCGCCATCGGAGCGTTGACGGCCTGCAGTGGCGGTGGCGGTGGCAGCGCGAACGGCCCCATCGAGTACTGGCTGTGGGACTCGGCCCAGCAGCCCGGCTACCAGAAATGCGCCGACGCCTTCCAGCAGCAGAATCCAGGGTTGAAGATCCACATCTCGCAGTACGGCTGGGATGCGTACTGGTCCAAGCTCACCGCCGGTTTCATCGCCGACACGGCGCCGGACGTCTTCACCGATCACCTGTCGAAGTTCGCGCAGTACGTCGATCTGAAGGTACTGCGGCCGCTCGACGACCTCGGTCCGACCAGCGACATCTCCGACGGCGACTACCAGCAAGGCCTGGCGGAGTTGTGGAAAGGCCAGGACGGCAAGCGATACGGCGCTCCGAAGGACTGGGACACCATCGCGATCTTCTACAACAACGCGGCGCTCAAAGCGGCCGGCGTGGATCCCAGCGCACTGCAGAACCTGACCTGGAACCCGACCGACGGCGGCACTTTCGAAAAGCTGGTCGCGCATCTCACCATCGACACCAAAGGAAGGCGTGGTGACGAGGCGGGCTTCGACAAGGCGCATGTGAAGACGCACGGGCTCGCGTCGGAAGGCTCCGGTGGTGGCGGTTGGGGCCAGACGCAGTGGTCTGCGTTCGCCGGGAGCGCCGGCTGGGAGGCGACCGACAAGAACCCGTGGGGCAGCCGGTTCAACCTCGACAAGCCGGAGTTGCAGGACACGCTCAGCTGGTACTTCGGCCTGGTGCGCAAGGGCTACATGCCCAGCTACGAAGAGATCGGTGGCGCCAACGCGGTCGGCACGGACAAGCAGATCCAGTCCGGTACGGCGGCGCTCGGGCTCAGCGGGTCGTGGATGATCTCGACCTTCACCAAGCTGACCGATGCCGCCGGCAAGAAACTCGACATCGGTCTGGCCCCGACGCCGATCGGCCCGAGCGGCAAGCGGGCGTCGATGTTCAACGGGCTGGCGGACTCGGTCACGACCTTGTCCAAGCAGCCGGAGAACGCGGCGAAATGGGTGAAGTTCCTGTCCGGCGCGGAATGCCAGAACATCATCGGCCAGTCCGGCGTGGTCTTCCCGGCCCGCCCGGCCGGAACGAACCTGGCGATCGCCTACAACAAGAACGAACGCAAACTCGACGTCACACCGTTCACCCAGCAGGTCAAGGACAAGACGACCTTCTTGTTCCCGGTGACCACCAACGCGGCCGACATCGCCGCGCTGATGGCTCCCCGGTTCGACGCGGTCTACATCGGCAGCTCGCCGATCTCGTCGCTGAACAAACTGAACAACCAACTCAACGACCTCTTCAAGGTCGCCCAGTAGACGCCCCGGCCGGGTGCACTCATCACGCACCCGGCCAGCCGGCATCCCGTACTACGTGTCGCCGGTGGCCGCGGTCTGGTCCGCGACCGGTTTCAGGCAGTTGGCGAGCACCGACAGAGCCTTGAAGGTCTCCTCGTCGGCAGCGGTCGGGGCGAGCAGGGGCGAGTTGGGAAGAGTCGCCGCTGCCGCCAGGGCCAGGCCGGCAGAACCCCAGCCACCGGCGACGTCGGCTTCGTAGTACGCCTGGATCGATGCTGTCGCGGTGGGTGCTTCCAGGGTGACGACGGCGGCCAGGAGCGGGGGCGCGGTGAGGCTGCCGCCGCTGGTTTCGAGGGCGCGGGTGACCGCGGCGAGCACCGCATCGTCGAACGGGTGTGCCAGCGAGAGCCAGGCGCCCATCACCTGCTCCCGCCAGTCGGAGCGCAGCAGATGGACGACCTCGTCAGCCTTCATCGAGTCGACCAGCGCGGCGAGTCCGGCGAGCACCGAAGGGCCGGCCTCCAGCGCGTTGGTGCCCATCAGCTCACGATAGAAAGGCACCACACAGCGCGCTTTCAGTTCACTCCACGATTCACCACTCACACCCCGACCATAGATGTCGAAAGCCTCGCTCCCGCCACACTTGCACGGAGTTGCAAATGATTCGGCGATCAGATCAGCGGGACGAGTTGGGCTTCCTCGTAGTCCAGGTGGTTGATGACGGCATCGATCAGGTGGTCGAGGTCTGCGAGGGTCGTGCCTGAGGCGGTGGTGCTGACGAGGCGTTGAAGTTCTTCGAGGAGTTCCGCGATCTTGGCGTGTTCGGCGTCGAGACGCTCGACGGTGGCCGCTGCTTCGGGGTGCTGGGCCAGGATCGACGGGAAGAGCATCGTCGACTCGCCGGTGTGGTGGTGATGCAGGCCCTGGCACATCGTCAGGCAGTTGATCCGGAGCTGGGCCCCGAGCGAAGGACCGGCGGCCGCGAACTCCTTGCGGATCAGGACGAGTTCGCGGCGGAAGAGGTCGTGGATCAGTTTGAGCGACTCGGCGAGGGAACCACGGTGGCCGGGTGGGCCGGTGACGACCTGCTGCAAGGCGACCACCGGGATGATCCGGGTGGTCTTCGACTGGTACTCGCCCCAGCCCGGATCCGCCTCGACCAGGCGCGCGAAGATCTCGTCGCGCTCGGCATCCCGGAGTACGACGGCGTCGGCTTCGTAGCTGAACAGGCCGGTCTCGACCGTGACCCGCGGGTGGGCGAGCAGATTGTGGTACCAGTCCGGGTGCTTGGGACCGCCGCCGGCCGATCCGACGACGAGGACGCGCCCGCCGGTGTCGGGGTAGTAGCCGAGGATGGTCGTGTGCGGCTTTCCGGAGCGGGCCCCGGTCGTGGTGAGCAGGAGCAGGCGGGCACCGTCGAAGGGGCCACCCACCTGCCCTGCGTTGGCGCGGAATTCGGTGATGATCTGGTCGGTGAAGTCGTTCAGCATTCTCTTCTTTCTCACTGGGATGTTCGGCAACAGGGCAGCACGAAGCGTTGTCAGCGGAAGAAGAAGGCGGGCCTCTAGCGGCCCTGCCGGCGCTCAGAGCGCAGCCGGGAACCCAACGAACTCACGGCACGAGGCCGACCCGGCAGTCATGGGCTCATCGTAGAACACCCGCGGGTCCACCCTCCAGCGCCGATCGGTGGTGCTAGACAAGGTCCCGTGGAGAATGCGCCGCTTCGTGAACGGCTGGTCCAGGTCGGTGTCGAGTTGCTCGAGGAGGAGGGCCTCGAGGCGCTCACCCTGCGCGCGATCACCCGGCGTACGGGGGTCTCCCACGGGGCACCCCGGCGGTACTTCGCGACCCACAACGCCTTGCTGGCCGCGATCGCGGCGACCGGGCTGGCCGATCTCGCCGCGCGGCTCGGGCCTGCCGCGAGCGACACCGCCGTACCGGCCGATCGGCGGCTGATCCAGTTGGGCGTGCGCTACCTGGCCTTCTCGGCGGAGCGTCCGGCGATGTTCGAACTGATCTTCCGGCACGACCTGCTCGCCGGGGCCGGCGGCAACCTGCGCCAGACCTCGCTGCCGCTCTTCGACACCGTCACCGCTCTGATCCAGGAAGCCCTGCCGACGGCGACCGATGCCCGCGAACGTGCGCTGGCGCTCTGGACCAACCTCCACGGCCTGGCCACGCTTCGCACCACGCACGCCCTGGACGTCCTCGACCTCCCGGGCGACGACCCGACCGGATGGATCACCCGCATCGTGCAGGCCCATCTGGCCTGACGGAAATCCGGAATTGATCACGGATCGTCGCAGCGCGCATTCGCCGGGTAGCAGAATGAGTGGTTATTGGTTGAGCTGGCAGGAAAACCTGGGGAATCCGAGAAAAAAGAAACGAAACGTGTAACGGTCCGTAGGTTGTGACGATAAAAGGTTGAGCGACCAAGCCGGGGGGCTTAGTGGGCGCTCCGGTGTTTCTTCGGGACCACCGGTGATTGTGGAGGGGGCCCCAGCAGGTGCTCGCCCGGGGCGGGGCGAGCACCTGCGACGGGGACTACCGCGGCCGGCCGTTCCAGCCGCCGCCGGGCTCAGCCCTTGATGCCGACATTGGCCATTCCTTCGACGAACCGCTTCTGCGCGAAGACGAACATCACGATCATCGGCAGCGTCGCCAGCGCCGTCCCGGCCATCAGATAAGGCCATTGCACCTCGGCCGGATTCTGCGCGAAGATCGCCAGCCCGAGTTGCAGCGGCCGCATCGTGTCCGACGTGGTGATCATCAGCGGCCAGAGAAATCCGTTCCAGGCCGCCTCGATCTGGAACACGCAGATCGTGATCAGGGCCGGCTTGATCAGCGGCGTCATGATCCGCCAGAAGATCCCGAATTCGCCGAGCCCGTCGACGCGTGCCGCCTGGGCCAGTTCGTTCGGAACGGAGACGTAGAACTGCCGGGCCAGGAACGTGAACAGCGGCGCCGCGCCGAGCGGGATGATGAGACCCCACCAGGAGTTCAGCCAGCCGATGCCGCCCTGGCCGAGGATGTTGTTGCCGCCGAACAGCGGGATCGACTTCACGATCAGGAACAACGGCACCAGGATGATCTGGAACGGCACCAGCAACAGCAGGATGAAGTAGCTCAGCAGCGCCTTGGATCCCTTGATCGGCAGCTTCGCCAGCGCGTAGCCGGCCGTCGTACAGACCGCCAGGGTGAAGGCGGTCTCACCGACCGCGATGAACAGGCTGTTGCGGAAGTACCGCAGGAACGGTGCGGTCCGCATCGCCTCGACGAAGTTGTGCCAGCGCAGTTCGCCCGGCAGCCAGGAGAACTTGGCGATCTCCAGGTCGCTCTTGAACGCGGTCAGCACCATCCACAGGAACGGCGTGATCATCAGCAGCGCGCCGACGGTCAGGACGACGTACAGCAGGATCCGGCCGGGTCGCCAGGCCGATGGCGCCGCGATCGGAGCGGTAACGGTTGCGCTAGTCATTGACATCCGCCTTCTGGAGCAGGCGTCCCAGCCCGATGAAGATCGCGATCAGCAGCATCATGATCACCGTCTCGGCCGACGCGAAACCGAGTCGCAGGGCCTGGAACGCGTTCTGATAGATGTCCAGCACCAGCACCGTCGTCTCGGTACCGGGGCCGCCCTTCGTCATCACGTAGACCAGGTCGAAGACCTGGAAGGTGCCGACGATCGAGGTGACCAGGACGAAGAACTGGACCGGCCCGAGCGCGGGCCAGGTGACGTTGGCGAACTTCTGCCAGCGGCTCGCGCCGTCCAGCGAGGCCGATTCGAGCAGGTCGCGGGAAACGCCCTGCAGGGCGGCCAGGTAGATGATGATCTTCGTGCCGAGGCCCTGCCAGATGCCGACCAGCATCAGCGACGGCAGCGCCGTGTTCGGGTCGGACAGCCAGCGGCCCGGCGCGAACCCGAACAGGCTGAGGAATCCGTTCGCCAGCCCCGAGCCCGGGTTGTAGATCCACAGCCAGATGGTGGCGACCGCGACCGTCGCGGTCACCGTGGGGATGTAGAACGCGGTCCGGAAGAACCCGAGCCCCTTGATCTTCTGGTTCAGCCCGATCGCGACCGCCAGCGAGAGCGCCATCGAGACGGGGATCACCACCACGGCGTACAGGATCGTGTTGACCAGGGCGGCCCGGAAGTCCTGGTCCTTGAACAGGTCGACGTAGTTGCCGAAGCCGACCCAGGCCCAGGAGTCACCGAAGCTGTAGTCGGTGAAGCTCAGTACCACCGCCGCGACCACTGGGATCACGATGAAGATCGCGGAGTGCAGCAGGGCGGGAGAGAGGAACAGCCAACCGGCCCGGACCTGGCCGCGGATCAGCTTGCGGCTGTCCTTGGCCGGAGTGAGGCGGCGCGGGGCGACGGTCGGCGCGGTGCGTTCGAGGGTTGCGCTCATCGGGACTGTCCTGCCAGGTTGGCCAGCACCTTGGCGGGATCCTTCTGACCGAGGACCGCCTGGGTGAGCTGGGAGTCGAAGTTGGCACGCATCTCCAGCCAGTTGGCCGAACCGCCTTCGTAGATGGCCAGCGGCAGGCCTTCGGCGACGAACTTGCTCAGCGGGTTCGACTTCGCCTGCGGTGAGTTCGCCGCGTCCTTGTAGGCGGGGAGCTTCTTGTTCAGCTTGGCGATCGCGTCCAGCGAGCTCGGCTTGGTCAGCGACTGGATGAAGGACCAGGCCGCCTCCTTGTGCCGGCTGCGGGAGCCGATCGAGGCCAGGTCGCCGCCGACGAACTCGACCTCCTTACCGCTGTCGAAGCGGAAGAACTTCAGGTCGTCGCAGTTCTTCTTGCCGACGCCCTTGTCCGAGCAGTCGACCGCACCGCCGACGATGCCCATCGCGGCCTCACCAGTGAGCACGAGGGGTTGCTGCGCGGCGTTCTGCTGACCGTAGGGCTGGACGTGGTTCGCCATCGACTTCAGCAGGTTCAGGGTTTCGAGGCCCTTCTCGTTGCTGTAGTTCGGCTGGCCGTCGACGTACAGGTTCGTGCCGGTCGAGGCGAGCAGTGTGGTGTAGGTCTGCCGGAAACTGGTCGCCGCGGCCATGTCGAAGCCGGACCGGGTGATGGTGCCCTTGGCGTTCTTCACGGTCAGCTTCTCCGCGGCCGCCTTGAGTTCGTCCAGGCTCTTCGGCGGCTTGTCCGGGTCGAGTCCGGCCTCCTTGAAGGCACTGATCCGGAGCGCGGCGGCGCGGGCGTCGGCGACCAAGGGGTACGCGTAGAGCTTGCCGTCGTACGTCGCGGCCGGCACCAGCGCACCGATGCTCTTCTCCTCGATCACCTGCGGCGTCACGCCGTACGGCGCGAGGTCGGCGAAGATCCGCTTGGACGCGAACGGCTGGATCCAGCCGACGCCGGTGACCATCACGTCGTACGGGATGCCGGCCGCGATCGAGGTGGACATCTTCTCGTTCAGGGTCGCGTACGTCGCGAAGTCCGGCTCGACCTTCATCTTCGGATAGGTCCGGTGGAAGTCCGCGACGACCTTGTCGAACTCCGCCCGGCCCTTCGTGCTGGGCGGGAAGGACGGGATCAGCACCCGCAGCGTCCCGGTCGCCTCGGCCGGCGGGAGGCCGTCCGTCGATTTGTCGATCACCCCGTTGCCACAACTGCTCGCGGCCAGGCCGAGTATCGCGGCCAGCACCACCAGTCCACTCTTGGCGCCACGTCTCACAGGGGAACTCCTTCGCTGACGAGTGCAGCGAAAGTATGGGAAAGGGCTTTCCCCGTCAATACCTCGACGCTCGAATGATCAAATTCGATCAGCGAGTGCCGACCCACAGGACTCGCGGACGCGAAGTTCCGGCAAGAGGCTCACATGCTGGGTCGCAGCGGTCACGCCCGGCGCCCGCTTCACCTTGCGCAGGAGGAGTTCGCAGGCGGTTTCGCCCAGCGTCAGCTTCGGCGGGCAGACGGCGGTCAATGGCACGACCGCCATCGCGGCGGTCTCGTCGTTGTAGGCGATCACGGCCAGCTCGTGCGGGATCCGCAGGCCGCGCTCCATCGCCCGTTCGATCAGCCGCGCTGCCGGCTCGTCGGAGTGCATCAGTACGGCGTGCGCGCCGAACGCCTCACATTCGTCCAGAAACGCGTCCAGTTCGCCGGTCGCGGTCCGTTCGTCACCCCGTCCCGGCAACTCGACAGCCGACACGAACAGCTCGATCCCGAGCGTCGAGGCCGCCTCGTCGATCCCCTTCCGGAGCCAGTACGTCGTCACGGTGGGGTTCAGGTTGATCCCGATCTTGCGATGCCCGAGCGAGACCAGGTGCCGCAGCGCCAGCATCGCGCCGTACGCGTGGTCGGTGCGGACATGGTCGTACTCCCGCCGCACCTGCGGAAACCCGAAAGCGCGCTCCATCAGGACCACCGGTACGTCGATGTCGTCCAGCCACCGGCCGAGTTCAGCGGCCCGGCCGTCGCCCAGCGCGGTGCTCAGCAGCAGCCCGGAGACACCGACGCCGAGCACCTTCTCGAGCCGTTCCGCCTCGACCGCCACGTCGTACCCGGAGACGCCCAGCACCAGGCGAGCGCCGTACCGCTCGGCCACCGCCTCGGCGCCGCGGATCACGTCGGTGTAGTAGAAGGTCGAGTTCGGGACGACGATGCCGAGGGTGAGCTGGGCGCCCTGGCCGGCGCCGAGCGGGTTGGTGCCGACCGCGCCGCCGTGCACCCGGCGGAGCAGTCCGGCCTGGTCCAGCTCGGCGAGGTCCCGGCGTACTGTGATCGCGGAAACGCCCAGCTCGGCGGCCAGCTCCGCCACCCGGAGCCGGCCGTGCCGGCGCAGGCTCCGCAGGATGAGCTCGTGGCGTTCCGGTGCAAGCATGCGGTCCCCGGTTATCCGAGTGTGATTGTTTGTGATCATACGATCATGTCGTTGTGAGGTGCTCG
This region includes:
- a CDS encoding carbohydrate ABC transporter permease, producing the protein MATATPTQQQASRRKAPTGYRDDTRLALLFILPALIGFSVFMIWPTLRGIYLSFTKFNLLTPPKFNGLDNYIRMVQDPVFWNALKVTLYYVALNIGLQTVLALVIAVMMQRLTQKTWLRGIVLTPYLVSNVVAAMVFLWILDYQLGIGNTILAGLGFDRLPFLSSDTWVIPTIALINVWRHVGYTALLIFAGLQMIPETVYEAGKIDGASEVRMFRSITIPLLRPILSLVLIITVVGSFQVFDTVAIATRGGPVDSSRVLQFYIYDVAFGRFQFGYASAMSVALLAVLVVITFVQYRLTRAESSDLA
- a CDS encoding carbohydrate ABC transporter permease, giving the protein MTTDTTPQVATIAPTTTVRHAAPKEPRSFNPGRALAWAFMILVILVSLFPFYWMLRTALSSNNALYAGSHSLLPVQASAGGFERVFGLQTGQEAIDAGGAGQAINFWRYLFNSVVVSTLITVGQVFFSAMAAYAFARLQWKHREKVFAFFLAGLMIPAIFTLLPNFVLIKQLGLVDTLLGIALPTMFMTPFAVFFLRQFFLGISREVEEAALMDGASKVRVFFRLILPMSVAPITTLAILTYIASWNEYFWALMVSYTDKSRVLTVALGVFKSQTPQTGPDWSGLMAATLVAALPMLVLFMLFAKRIVNSIGFSGIK
- a CDS encoding ABC transporter substrate-binding protein, translating into MTSLRHRIQAAAAVAALAIGALTACSGGGGGSANGPIEYWLWDSAQQPGYQKCADAFQQQNPGLKIHISQYGWDAYWSKLTAGFIADTAPDVFTDHLSKFAQYVDLKVLRPLDDLGPTSDISDGDYQQGLAELWKGQDGKRYGAPKDWDTIAIFYNNAALKAAGVDPSALQNLTWNPTDGGTFEKLVAHLTIDTKGRRGDEAGFDKAHVKTHGLASEGSGGGGWGQTQWSAFAGSAGWEATDKNPWGSRFNLDKPELQDTLSWYFGLVRKGYMPSYEEIGGANAVGTDKQIQSGTAALGLSGSWMISTFTKLTDAAGKKLDIGLAPTPIGPSGKRASMFNGLADSVTTLSKQPENAAKWVKFLSGAECQNIIGQSGVVFPARPAGTNLAIAYNKNERKLDVTPFTQQVKDKTTFLFPVTTNAADIAALMAPRFDAVYIGSSPISSLNKLNNQLNDLFKVAQ
- a CDS encoding nitroreductase/quinone reductase family protein is translated as MRKKRMLNDFTDQIITEFRANAGQVGGPFDGARLLLLTTTGARSGKPHTTILGYYPDTGGRVLVVGSAGGGPKHPDWYHNLLAHPRVTVETGLFSYEADAVVLRDAERDEIFARLVEADPGWGEYQSKTTRIIPVVALQQVVTGPPGHRGSLAESLKLIHDLFRRELVLIRKEFAAAGPSLGAQLRINCLTMCQGLHHHHTGESTMLFPSILAQHPEAAATVERLDAEHAKIAELLEELQRLVSTTASGTTLADLDHLIDAVINHLDYEEAQLVPLI
- a CDS encoding TetR/AcrR family transcriptional regulator; translated protein: MENAPLRERLVQVGVELLEEEGLEALTLRAITRRTGVSHGAPRRYFATHNALLAAIAATGLADLAARLGPAASDTAVPADRRLIQLGVRYLAFSAERPAMFELIFRHDLLAGAGGNLRQTSLPLFDTVTALIQEALPTATDARERALALWTNLHGLATLRTTHALDVLDLPGDDPTGWITRIVQAHLA
- a CDS encoding carbohydrate ABC transporter permease, which encodes MTSATVTAPIAAPSAWRPGRILLYVVLTVGALLMITPFLWMVLTAFKSDLEIAKFSWLPGELRWHNFVEAMRTAPFLRYFRNSLFIAVGETAFTLAVCTTAGYALAKLPIKGSKALLSYFILLLLVPFQIILVPLFLIVKSIPLFGGNNILGQGGIGWLNSWWGLIIPLGAAPLFTFLARQFYVSVPNELAQAARVDGLGEFGIFWRIMTPLIKPALITICVFQIEAAWNGFLWPLMITTSDTMRPLQLGLAIFAQNPAEVQWPYLMAGTALATLPMIVMFVFAQKRFVEGMANVGIKG
- a CDS encoding carbohydrate ABC transporter permease — its product is MSATLERTAPTVAPRRLTPAKDSRKLIRGQVRAGWLFLSPALLHSAIFIVIPVVAAVVLSFTDYSFGDSWAWVGFGNYVDLFKDQDFRAALVNTILYAVVVIPVSMALSLAVAIGLNQKIKGLGFFRTAFYIPTVTATVAVATIWLWIYNPGSGLANGFLSLFGFAPGRWLSDPNTALPSLMLVGIWQGLGTKIIIYLAALQGVSRDLLESASLDGASRWQKFANVTWPALGPVQFFVLVTSIVGTFQVFDLVYVMTKGGPGTETTVLVLDIYQNAFQALRLGFASAETVIMMLLIAIFIGLGRLLQKADVND
- a CDS encoding extracellular solute-binding protein, with the protein product MRRGAKSGLVVLAAILGLAASSCGNGVIDKSTDGLPPAEATGTLRVLIPSFPPSTKGRAEFDKVVADFHRTYPKMKVEPDFATYATLNEKMSTSIAAGIPYDVMVTGVGWIQPFASKRIFADLAPYGVTPQVIEEKSIGALVPAATYDGKLYAYPLVADARAAALRISAFKEAGLDPDKPPKSLDELKAAAEKLTVKNAKGTITRSGFDMAAATSFRQTYTTLLASTGTNLYVDGQPNYSNEKGLETLNLLKSMANHVQPYGQQNAAQQPLVLTGEAAMGIVGGAVDCSDKGVGKKNCDDLKFFRFDSGKEVEFVGGDLASIGSRSRHKEAAWSFIQSLTKPSSLDAIAKLNKKLPAYKDAANSPQAKSNPLSKFVAEGLPLAIYEGGSANWLEMRANFDSQLTQAVLGQKDPAKVLANLAGQSR
- a CDS encoding substrate-binding domain-containing protein — translated: MLAPERHELILRSLRRHGRLRVAELAAELGVSAITVRRDLAELDQAGLLRRVHGGAVGTNPLGAGQGAQLTLGIVVPNSTFYYTDVIRGAEAVAERYGARLVLGVSGYDVAVEAERLEKVLGVGVSGLLLSTALGDGRAAELGRWLDDIDVPVVLMERAFGFPQVRREYDHVRTDHAYGAMLALRHLVSLGHRKIGINLNPTVTTYWLRKGIDEAASTLGIELFVSAVELPGRGDERTATGELDAFLDECEAFGAHAVLMHSDEPAARLIERAMERGLRIPHELAVIAYNDETAAMAVVPLTAVCPPKLTLGETACELLLRKVKRAPGVTAATQHVSLLPELRVRESCGSALADRI